The segment TTATCAATTTGGATTTAATTATGCAGGAATATCAGTTTTTATTTTTATATGTATTTTAAGTTTAGGATTTATAATTATAAATAAAATAAAGGTGATTAATTATATGGGAATATTTTTTATGATTATAGCCATGTTTTTATCTATATCATATGGAATTTATACTAATTATATATTTAGATTTCTCAATAAGTGGTTAATTCCGATTACACTAATCTCCAGTTTTTTATTAATGACTTATAAAAATATAGAATTTAAGTTTAATACGTTTATGAGGTTAGTTTTAGATAGGGTATTTGGTGTAGCTATACCAAATATAATAAAGATTCCTTTTTTAATCAATTATATTGTAAAAAAAGATAATTTTAATGAAAAGAATAGTAAAATGAAGAATATATTAAGTGGATTATTAATATCAATACCTGTTTTAATATTTCTTTGTATTATATTATCTAATGCTGATAGTATTTTTGGTCATTATATAACTAATATAGTATGTAATATAAATTCTCAAAGTTTAGTTATCATATTATGTAAGGTATTGGTTTCAATAGGAATTTCTTCGTTTGTTTTTGCATTATATGATAGCTTTTCTATGAAATTAAAAAAACTAGTTATGATAATGTTAATAGTATGAAATTTAATTCTATTGTTGTGATTACAATTCTTATGATGGTTAACATATTGTATGTAATTTTCACCAAAATACAAGTGGGTTATTTATATGGAGGAAAGAATCTTCCGAGAGGATTTACTTATTCTGAGTATGCAAGAAGTGGATTCTTTCAATTGGTTTTTATAGTATTAATAAATGTAATATCAATTATTTTAATTAAAAAATATACAGAATATACTAATAATACATAAGATAAGATCTTATTAAGTATGTATTCATTAATTACTATTTTAAGTTTTAATATGGCATTTTCAGCTTTATATAAAATTAAGCTTTATATAAGAGTTTTTGGATTTACAAGATTAAGAATTTTAGTGAGTATTTTTACTATTTTTTTAGCATTTATATTGATTATATTATTAATATTTATTTGGAAAAATATAAATCTATTTAAGCCTATAATTATTTGTGGTGCTATAATCTATGTTGGGGTTAATTTTTTTAATATAGATGAGTTTATAACAAAAAATAATTTGAATTTATCAGCTTATTCTAAAAGTATAGATAAATATTATTTAAGCACACTTTCTTTTGATAATTATAAATCAATGATAAAAGCGCGTAAAAAAGGATTAATTGCAATAGAGGATTATAATTTATGGATAGAAGTAAATAAA is part of the Clostridium botulinum genome and harbors:
- a CDS encoding DUF4153 domain-containing protein is translated as MKNDLENFQVSQKEIQIKIRLLLLSIFIGFLFYQFGFNYAGISVFIFICILSLGFIIINKIKVINYMGIFFMIIAMFLSISYGIYTNYIFRFLNKWLIPITLISSFLLMTYKNIEFKFNTFMRLVLDRVFGVAIPNIIKIPFLINYIVKKDNFNEKNSKMKNILSGLLISIPVLIFLCIILSNADSIFGHYITNIVCNINSQSLVIILCKVLVSIGISSFVFALYDSFSMKLKKLVMIMLIV